The following are encoded in a window of Gammaproteobacteria bacterium genomic DNA:
- a CDS encoding nuclear transport factor 2 family protein, protein MSRTRYNTSHEAEEAFYRAFEQANFDLMASVWRDADHIECIHPLSDRLSGTKAVHESWRSMFQQPPGIAIKIGAQRHNIGTTLAVHSVDEHITLIEGDRMTQSVIHTTNVYQYVDSSWQMILHHASPSRQPQKIQNISSEAIH, encoded by the coding sequence ACGCTATAACACCTCGCACGAGGCAGAAGAGGCATTTTACCGGGCTTTTGAGCAGGCAAATTTCGATTTAATGGCCTCAGTTTGGCGCGATGCCGATCATATCGAGTGTATCCACCCGCTGTCCGATCGACTAAGTGGCACTAAAGCCGTACACGAAAGCTGGCGCTCAATGTTTCAACAGCCGCCAGGGATCGCCATCAAAATCGGGGCACAACGCCACAACATCGGCACAACGCTTGCCGTTCATAGTGTTGACGAGCATATTACTTTGATCGAAGGTGACCGTATGACGCAATCTGTCATTCACACCACCAATGTCTATCAATATGTCGATTCCAGCTGGCAGATGATTTTGCACCACGCATCACCCTCACGACAGCCTCAGAAAATACAAAACATCAGCAGCGAAGCCATCCATTAG
- a CDS encoding VWA domain-containing protein, which yields MTKKTLTTETNNPSVNAFLEKVAATQSIKPASRRGRLLFAMDATASRGSTWDAACQLQSEMFSASDELGGLEVQLCYFRGFNEFNHTSWLIDTDTLRKNMSAVQCLGGHTQIERVLRHAITETKRVKINAIVFVGDSCEENVDDLCNAAGQLGVLAVPIFIFQEGNDPHTRQAFRQMATLSQGAYCHFDMGSAQQLRDLMSAVAVYAAGGRKALENYSEKQGGNVLQLSHQLGKR from the coding sequence ATGACAAAAAAAACGCTAACCACTGAAACCAACAATCCCAGCGTTAACGCTTTCCTGGAAAAAGTCGCCGCGACACAGAGCATCAAACCCGCGTCCAGACGTGGGCGATTATTGTTTGCGATGGATGCTACCGCTAGCCGTGGGTCAACCTGGGACGCTGCCTGCCAACTACAAAGCGAGATGTTCAGTGCTAGCGACGAACTCGGCGGGCTAGAGGTTCAGCTCTGCTATTTCCGTGGTTTCAACGAATTTAACCACACTTCGTGGCTGATCGATACCGATACACTGCGTAAAAATATGTCCGCTGTCCAGTGTCTTGGCGGACACACACAAATTGAGCGCGTATTACGCCATGCCATCACTGAAACAAAGCGCGTAAAAATCAATGCTATCGTCTTTGTCGGTGATAGCTGTGAAGAAAATGTCGATGACCTCTGTAATGCAGCCGGCCAACTCGGTGTTTTGGCTGTGCCAATATTCATTTTTCAGGAAGGCAACGACCCCCATACCCGCCAGGCATTTCGTCAGATGGCAACGCTTAGTCAAGGTGCTTATTGTCATTTTGACATGGGCAGCGCTCAGCAACTGCGTGATCTGATGAGCGCTGTTGCTGTTTATGCTGCGGGTGGGCGCAAGGCTCTGGAAAATTATAGCGAAAAACAAGGTGGCAACGTGTTACAGCTCAGCCATCAATTAGGCAAGCGCTAG